The region ATAGGTCATAACTGGATAACGAAATGAGTAATCAACTTATACCAGCTGCAAGCTGATGAATCTTCGTTCGTATTTCAACAAACCGAGTTTACTTCGTCTTGAGTgacgttttgtttttttaatttgtatatattttaatttgtgTTATCAAATCACTCAAAGTTTCAGGTCGTAAAATGCTAAATCACGACTTCTTATCAAGTGGAAGTTTCTTAAGTTCTCTTACAAATTTCGCcctgaaaatgataaaaatttcataatcgTATTGAAATTCGGAATGATTCTTTGTCGAACCGAAAGTCTTCTCAATCGTGTATTTTTGTCAACATGGCACGAAATCCAATTTCTGAATCGAGTAGATCAGCAGAATGAACTCAAGAATAGGTCAAACAATATTATTAGCTGTATCAATATTGATGGTTGATCCACTGGATCCACACGGTGATTGATCGTGTCAAGGTTGTGATTTGCTTGGTTTACCGGGGTCCTCGGTAAGTGTTATGTGTACGGTGACGTCAATCGATACGAATTATTTAACAAATCGGTACGATTATGCCGATCCGCTGGTATTTTATCAACAAAATTATCCATCGCCTGGCCGGAAGCTAactaaaaaattcacgaaGTGAAAAGAGCGTACTCGTACTTTAAATCAACAAAAACTTGTTTTAATGATTGAAAGGCGAGTTTTATCTCGCCACACTGGCCTAAGAAACCGTGTGTGTAAGGCTTGGGATCGTCGGGTCAACAACGCGTGAATGCCTGCGCAATACGACAGCGTCAAAGATTGAATATCAAGATAAGCCCCTGACCTATCGCAGCCGAGAGGATCATCACACGTGACTCTTGTCTGTGCGAcgatgattattttcattattcttgaGCGTCCGGTTACGATCCGTCAATCTCAAGATCACGTCTAATCGGTGCATTGATCGTCATCGATGAAATAATGCTTATTTCGTTATATTATCCAAATAATGATGCGACTTCTGATagattcaacaaaattctttcACACGGTTTACTTCATCTATTCGGTTGATAAAGTCGAGTCAAGCTTACAAAAGTCGCTAATTGGTCACCGCAATCTAATTAGTAAACTTCTAATtcttagaatattttttttcagaggcAAATTACTTTCTGCGACGTGTCGAaacacttgaaaaaaaaaaaaaaaataagatgaGCAATTATTAAATTTGGCTCCGTCCATTGATCTAAGAAAATCAGCACAACCAAATCAATAATGGTTAAATATCATCTGATGAGTCTATGTCACTGTTTGATGTTGCGTTTGATTCATGTAGcgtaaagtaaattaaaactatgatttctttttaattgctataattgaaaaattatttggcAATGTTTACTAAATCGCATAAAGAGCAAAAGTATGTTTTTTCGGGTGCAAAATAATTCGAGGATAGTTTTTAGTTGCGTCTTCACAACCTTTAGTAGATTCTATAGTAAGCTCTAAATTTACTCGTATAGTGacacaattttgtttttcataattggACATTTTGTTTAGGTGTACGCGGGATTTTTTCCAGACTCACTAATTCCGGGAAaactaaaattgaaaaattgaggatCAGGAAAAAACAAGCCCGCGATCGGCAATCCAATATCGTTCCTCCTCGTCTTTTATAATAAATCAGTTAACCAAGTGATTCATGAATGAAGGTGCGGGTTGTTAGACGAGAATCCACGAAACCTGGGAATCTTTCAGGGGTTAAGTACGTGGgattaaatattgaattttcggaGGATACTCGGACGAAATTTTGGGCTTCGTTGGAACCACAAGAAAATTTCGAGGTTTTTGAGCCCCATAATACAAGACCTTTAATATTTAAAAGGGAAATccggagtaaaaaaaaaaatttgacttgGGCCAAAAGCCATCGTATAATTTGGCTACTACCGATTACTCTCAGCCTCGACATTCTCAATTAATTACATACGATTTTCCATCTTTTTGGTAGTAGTAGCGAATCTTGGTGACTCGATAGCcataaatgaaaacaaaaaatcacagACAAAGGatttattgaatttacaacCGAATATGTCaaagtaaattatttatttcggcTGACGGTAAACAATTTTGCGTCGTAAACCGTATTTATTTGAACGAACGAAACATTTCTCTCGCCGTATTTGGTCAGtacaataatttctttttctccctttaCATGCGTATAGGAGGTATTTCGACTCGACGAAATATCTTTGGACATAGGTATAACTATGAGGCTCCAGTGTTCCTCTCACGAGTCTCTCGACTCGCTTCAGCAGACTTTCAGCAAACACACTTAGCAGCAGGGTGCTATATAAGTTATGCAAAGAAATTTGCcgaggaaaaatttcacccggCGACTTGAGGGTGTAACGATCCTTTTCTACGGAAGTCCGCACGTCTCTTGGTACCACGATTCTCGTTTCGATCGAGGTGCACGACCACGGGTTCAAATATTCTCTGTGCACCTACCGCAGTGTCTCTCATGAATAAAAATCCCGAACCCAAGTAGCCTGCAGGTCGCAGCTCTTCGTTTTATCAGATAATGAATTAGTCGCACCGCCTGCAACGCGATGAACATTTTTAAGGGTGAATCGGATGTACAGTCAGAATCCAAAATTCATGAAAACAGGAAAGAGTtgcttgaaaaatgtttggttCAGACTGTCGGGTCGTTGATTCATGCTTCGTACGTTACCTCGGATTATTTTTACACCCTTGGTCGCGCGTTGTGCGAGGGCAGTTTCGAACCGTTTGATTCCACTCCATGGGTTCCCATGGCTGTGACTCGGGCCCTGAGTGTCGATTTGGGGGACGGACCGCCCATGGTGGACCATTGTGCTCGACGGTCAACCAATATCAAATCCCATTCAGCACGGTGCCTCGGCTCTTCGATCCATTATACTTCCATGAACCCACGTCTTTCCTGCTGCAGGCTCcataaattgaacaaataaagTCGGCACTCTTCCAGCCTCGAATTTTCTAACGACAAAACTGTGGGAAAGAGAATTTGTTGAGTCTTCATGGATGAAATAGATTTCATGCGTTAGACAAATCATTTGCTTTGAGTATTCTTCCATGGCGATCATCTGTGAATAATGAAACACAGCTTAATACCGAATTTTCAATGGAATAGAATCatttcttatctttttttatcgttttattGTACCTAGAAAACTTGTCCAACCAAAAATACCCGAATGAAGATTATCAAGGCTCAAGACTCACTTTTATGGAAAGCTTTCAACTTTTCGGTATATAGAAAATGTTCTGTTTCTCTCGTGGATCCGCGgatagaatttttcattcacgatTTTTGAAGCATACGTAAGATTATTGAGAAAATAGTTTTCACATTAATCAGAATAATTTTAAGCGTAAGGGaatattttgagaaaataagGCTCACGCACGGCGGTAATAGGAGCAAATTCCCACGGTATCGTAAAGTTATCGTTCGTTCTCAGAACTTCTCTGAACCATTATCCTCGTAGCGTGAAAAACAAACTGTACAAAACTAGGTACTATGTACGTATGAAGGTACGTGACGTGACTTCAGCCAGTCGTTCCCTGCACCGTGTAGCATAGATAGACCCCCGCAACTGTTGcattgaaaatcaataaattaaaatttcattttcaaggaATAATGTCTGCGCTCCGCTTCTagctataaaaattattaaaccgCTTTAACTTCCTTGAAGTTGTAGACATAACACGTGATCCATCATCGTGAACATGACGACGTTTCTTCGATTCGATTTCCgttcaataaataatagaaTTTGTAATTCTGTTTCCccatggtattttttttttctctcccatttttcagcttccagacgagaaaaaaaaactggctGGGCTTGGTCCTCGTTAAATCGAGCTTTAAGATATTTTTGTCCGCGAAAGAATTTCGAGCATCCGTTGTTGCGTCGAAATCGAATATTCTCAATCTTCGCTGCtgatatgtatatttatacacggtATCTCGAgtatttggaatatttttcagtgatttATTACACCCCAAATTCTCtccgttttattattattatttttttttttttaatttttttttctctcgtgattctctttttatttctgtacAGGGAATTCGAACAGCCCTGGTTAAAGAATCCTACACTCACACACATACATTCACTGCACGCATGTCACGTAATGGTGTGAATATATCCCCCATCCAGTCTGTTCTCTCCCCCAGCAACCGCCTTTTATCCTTCAGATATTAATTCAGCCACCGTTTGCAGCTCGTACAAATTTATTCACCGACTCATACACTCGATTCCCCGCCGTCGCGTCGACGACGTATCCTATACAAATTTACTGTATCGCGTATCccttgaaataaatttctcttttttttctctctctcttcgttcACATCCCACATCGCGGATCTGGCataaaatgtaattaatgAATCTCACCTAATTCCACAACGAGATTCATTTATTGCCAGAGAATTGAAACAGTAAAAATTTGCTTAGACTGCGTAGATGATTATCCAATAACTTATAACAAGTTCGATGGTAGCTAGTAATTCATtgttaatttgaaaaagaaacaccGATACATTTGGGTGGGGGTAAAGATATACAAGGATGATTACAAAAAAGAAGGATTGCAATATCGAACTTCCAGAAACGCGGAAAGCCGtttgatacaattttaaaatgtagaaagtcaaaatacatattttcccGAATTCTGACGGTTCGATGTTTAGGCTTATATAGTTATTCTCAGACCTTTCtactttttcacatttctatGTTTGAACTTTCAACGttatgaaattcaatataatCCAATGCAATGGATTTTTGTGAGTTTTAAAATGTTCCATTCTGAGCCTTCTGTTTCCTAACCCAAATGTACCCACTTTTATCTCCCAGTTTATTTCGTTCGTACAACCAACGAATCCATCTACAACATCGTTTTATTCATTCCTCTTTTCTATTCATCCTAACGGCAATTAATAAGTCGGCGTTGAGAGTGGGTGAATATAACAAACCCGGACGTGATTTATAGATCTTTTGTTAGATAGGTATATCATTGGactacaaaaataaaatgaagttTCTAAACGCCCACCGAACGAGGCGCGTTCTGTAGATACGTTTACTGCCCGGCTCCAAACGTAGCATCCCATCGTAAATCCCACGTGATCTCATCGCGCCGGATCGGTAAAGAGACAGGCGATCATTACACGTGCATACGTAAAACAATGCCGTGAGACATTTAGAAAGACGTTTCTCAATGTTCCACGTGTTCTTGAACAAGTTTATACGTCGCATTGCGACATAAGTCTTTACATCCGTGCATCCATTCTACGCGTgtttgtcaaaaaattgatcaaaactCACGCCAGTGAACATTTCCaacgaattaaattttcgcagcATCGCGAtcgaggaaaataaaacaagagaTAATCGATACGCGGTTTCTTTCTTATTAGAAGGGGAAACGACGAGAACAGGTTAGAGAAAcgtcgaaaaacgaaaaatggatCACGGCCGAAGAGTCGGTAGAAAGGATACGTCGCTGACCTTGAAGAGGCCGTGCAATCCGTCCGTCGTAACAGTGACCGATCCTCCCTGCACGAAAGACAAGCCGATAGTGGAAGATCGTCGATTGAAAAACTGGAAGACGTGGCTGAGGAGACACAGGATACAGTGCGAGGCGCTACGTGGCCGTGTTTCCAATCCTAAAGCGGACATGGTGATGAACAGCTGCGAAAAAGTGCGGGCGAAGAtcgaaatgagaaatctgatGGAGTATGCCGCTGCTCCGGTGACGCCGGTTCCCGGCAAGTCGACGGGGAGTCCCGGATTCTGGAAGGTACCACCGATCCTGTCGAACCACGGTAATCCCTGTCTTCCAGACGTTGGTCCTGTGCTAACGAAGAAGGAGCTCAACTCGTTCCCGACACTGGAGCACATCGAGGTCCCCAAGTGCATAAGGGAGGAGAAAAACTTGTCCAATTTAGAGGAATCGGTTCCCGGATGGAAGCGGAGTTCGTACCTCAGTAAAAGGAGAGAGGAATTGGCCGGCAACATCGCGATTTTAAAACCAAGTCGGCCCGAAACTGAGACCGACCTTGTGGTGCGAGGACGGAGGTTTGGCTGCTCCGAAGAAGAGCAAGAAGTGCCTCGGCTTCCCGTGATCAGTGTAACCGACGCTTCTATCGAGAGCGAGGAATCGGAGGTGAAAATCATGGCCGAGGAAGCGGTCGTTGTGACATTGGAGATAAACGGAGTTCGGGTAACCAGAGACGAGGAGACGATTCATCAGAGATCCGAGGATCTCGTGTGGCCGTTGACATTCTTGAGCGCGGTGAACCAAAGGTCGAAGAAGTGTCTGCGCTTGGAGAACAAGGGGACCATGGTCATCGCTTACGAATGGCGCGACGCCGCCTGGGTATCGAAGATTTTACCCTCGGGTTCGAGAAGCGGGGCCagctttttcttcaataaGAATAAGGCCCTGATATTGCCCGGACAGAAGACCGAGATTCCAGTTTGGTTCCAGAAACGTCGAGCTGGGATCTTCTCCGAGTCTTGGCGGCTTGACACCGAGCCGAAACTCCACGGGGCGAATCTGATCGTGAGAATGTGGGGATGCGCTTCTTCCGAGGATTCGGGGTCTGGCCGATCAATCGACGCCTACTTGGATCGCTGCATCCGGGATACCAGCGTCAGAGAAACCCTCGACTTCGTCATCTCCAACGTCAGTCCGTCCAGGCCTCAGGAACCGGCGTACAAAAGCTGTTACCTGGAGGCCGAATTGTTCCGGGCTAAGAACCCTTCGTACTTTTATCACTCAAGTGCGATCACCGATTTGTACAAATTGTGGGACACTTGTTTGGCGTCTAATGTCGCTACTACGTGGAACTTGTCGTTGGTCGAATTGCGAAGTCTTCTCTTGCGGATCGACGATCCTGAGCTCAGAAACGAGCGGCTTAAATTGTTCAGTGATCTCTGTAAAGAGTGTCTAAAGCCCGACGGATTTAGTACAGATAAAAGTGTCAAGTATGGAGTTGTTTACAATGTCCTGTGTGCCTTTGCCAATAGGATGGAAGAGGAGAGTGCGATCGTTAAACAAAGTTGCATTCTCAGGCAGCCGGACGACTTGGCGTCGATTAATTCCACCGTCGAAATTTCTCCGGAAAGTTCGTCGTCCGGAATGATGGGCATCAATGGGTGGCGCGGTAGCTTGAAATCCACCGAAATTTTCTTGTATGGACAAGTGTTTTATACCCGCATTTATGAACTTTTAGTTGAAAGTATGGAACAGATCTGTGCGGCTATAGACTCTGTCAACAATCTCAATGAGCttgaacaataaaaaatctttcctCGAATCGAAATGTTGGAGGAATGAATTTCGGAATCTTATCGATGGAAAACGATCGGGTTTTAAGTTTTCATGCAACTTGCAATAGCGtacaatttctgtaaaaaaaaaatttctttccatcGCGACGCTGAATTTCATCGATGATTTTCAACGAGCAAGCAGGAACAATTGTCTTTCTTAATGATGGATTGAAAAACATTGCATACATTTTGAACGTAGCTATGCCAATGAATGAGTACAGTGCAGAATATTGGTTGTGGCAAACAGACAGGAATTCAGAACTTTCGTCCGATGAATATTCTCACCCTTATCATTTTGTAGAGAGAATGAAAACCGTATCCTCGTCAGTGGAACGGCCCAAAGTATTCGTGGATACATTTTTTACGAGCTTCTCTCTTCACGCTCTCTGTCTCTTAACGACCGGTTCTTAAGAGACAAAAGACTCTGTCCAAagggtatacgtatatgctaCGAATACCATCTTTCCTTTATCAGAATGGAAAAGGGTACAACTATATTCTCGAATTCCAATATTCATGCCGTCGTGCCAGGCATCGCGTATgctgtttcttttttgctgCGCCAATTCACCTTTACCACTCGAGCAAATTAAACGTCCTTGCTATTATAAAACCTCGCATGAATATGGAATTTATTACCCAATGTCGACCAATTACCCGTTACTGCCTCTCCGCAACTCCATGCATTGAAAATTtaccaacaatttttcactgtGTTGAACCTGCAAAAATAAGGCTTTGAAGTATTGTAGAGTATTTGTCGAGGGAAACGAAAGAGAGGCTTTAATCACGTGTGATTAAATCTACAATTTCTGTCACTATATTATTCTTACGTAAACGTGTACCGCTATTTTATTTACCATATTGGCTACTTTTGTTCACTTTTATgctgttatttttatcactgGCGTAAATTTTGCCTCCATGAGTTGAGTTTCGAGTAATATTCGTAGAACAATGAACAGCTGCAGTTTGCGTAGTTGTATAAAGAAACGAATCTCTTTATCTACATTCTTGACGAAACtttaacatttaaaaaaaaaaaaatgctaatgtaatgaattatattttcttttgcaAGTAGTTTGCTTCGTCTGGTACTAATTGTATTATGCAATCTGCTAAATGAGCAATATTTGCTGAAATCATTCTCAAACTCTCCAAACattgtacgaaaatttgtTTAGTCTCGTCGAGAAAATATTGATCgcacaaaattttcgaaaacgagTTTCAGAATCTTTGAAAGTATTCCATAACTTTGATTGAACC is a window of Neodiprion pinetum isolate iyNeoPine1 chromosome 4, iyNeoPine1.2, whole genome shotgun sequence DNA encoding:
- the LOC124217310 gene encoding MYCBP-associated protein — protein: MDHGRRVGRKDTSLTLKRPCNPSVVTVTDPPCTKDKPIVEDRRLKNWKTWLRRHRIQCEALRGRVSNPKADMVMNSCEKVRAKIEMRNLMEYAAAPVTPVPGKSTGSPGFWKVPPILSNHGNPCLPDVGPVLTKKELNSFPTLEHIEVPKCIREEKNLSNLEESVPGWKRSSYLSKRREELAGNIAILKPSRPETETDLVVRGRRFGCSEEEQEVPRLPVISVTDASIESEESEVKIMAEEAVVVTLEINGVRVTRDEETIHQRSEDLVWPLTFLSAVNQRSKKCLRLENKGTMVIAYEWRDAAWVSKILPSGSRSGASFFFNKNKALILPGQKTEIPVWFQKRRAGIFSESWRLDTEPKLHGANLIVRMWGCASSEDSGSGRSIDAYLDRCIRDTSVRETLDFVISNVSPSRPQEPAYKSCYLEAELFRAKNPSYFYHSSAITDLYKLWDTCLASNVATTWNLSLVELRSLLLRIDDPELRNERLKLFSDLCKECLKPDGFSTDKSVKYGVVYNVLCAFANRMEEESAIVKQSCILRQPDDLASINSTVEISPESSSSGMMGINGWRGSLKSTEIFLYGQVFYTRIYELLVESMEQICAAIDSVNNLNELEQ